A region of the Sodalis ligni genome:
GGCGCGCATGCGCTGCCAATTGCCCGGCGGCGTACCTATAACGGATTTGAATACCCGGGAAAAATGGCTTTGATCGGTAAAGCCGCACTCCAGGGCGATTTGCGTCAGGCTTTGCTCATGGCGGCCAAGCAGTTCCTGGGCCTTTTGAATGCGCATCTTTTGCAGCCAGGCATAGGCTGAGTTGCCGGTGCTGTTTTTGAAATAGCGGGCAAAGTGCGCCCGCGATAGCCGGCACTCTTGGGCTATCTGCTCCAGAGATACCCCTTTGGCCATATTCAGCAGCATATACTCTTTCGCCCGTTGCTCCTGCCACGGCGCCAATCGGCCTTTTCGCCGGCTCCATTCCGGCGGCGCGTTGCCGTAAGCCGCCGTGAGGTGCGCCAGCAGCGCCAGGGAAAGATGCTCAATAAGAAAATCCGATGCGCCGTCGGGCATATCCATCAAGGGTATCAGCGCCTGCGCCAGGTGGAACATCACCGGGTCGGTGGTGCCGGGCGGACAATCGAAGCGGGCAACGCGTTTTTGCCCGCTGTCATAGGTGAATTCGTCCAGGGCCTGGCGGGGGATAACCAAACGGACATTATCAAAAGGGCTCAGATGCTGGCAGCGCCAGTCCTCGGTAAGATCGGTAATGGCAACCGCCTGTTTCACATGGCCGCCGGTATGGATAAGCCGGCCATCGTGCCACAGCTTGTGCAGCCTGAAATCCGCAAGCTGGACAATCACCGCAAAAGCCTCGCCGCAAGGTATGGTAATA
Encoded here:
- a CDS encoding helix-turn-helix domain-containing protein, with the protein product MILSNRMSLHAGSVRFYASRHADTLPLENAPVITIPCGEAFAVIVQLADFRLHKLWHDGRLIHTGGHVKQAVAITDLTEDWRCQHLSPFDNVRLVIPRQALDEFTYDSGQKRVARFDCPPGTTDPVMFHLAQALIPLMDMPDGASDFLIEHLSLALLAHLTAAYGNAPPEWSRRKGRLAPWQEQRAKEYMLLNMAKGVSLEQIAQECRLSRAHFARYFKNSTGNSAYAWLQKMRIQKAQELLGRHEQSLTQIALECGFTDQSHFSRVFKSVIGTPPGNWQRMRAMGKDASGDG